In Phaenicophaeus curvirostris isolate KB17595 chromosome 14, BPBGC_Pcur_1.0, whole genome shotgun sequence, a single genomic region encodes these proteins:
- the PLA2G15 gene encoding lysosomal phospholipase A and acyltransferase, translating into MVPGARLPPRSGGSPRLLLILLILLILLLPLVPLCLGRSPPRRPPVVLVPGDLGNQLEAKLDKPSVVHYLCSKKTDSYFTLWLNLELLLPVIIDCWIDNIRLVYNRTSKTTEPPDGVDIRVPGFGQTFSLEFLDPSKRSVGSYFYMLVQSLVDWGYKRDEDVRGAPYDWRKAPNENGDYFVALRKMIELMYEQYGSPVVLIAHSMGNMYTLYFLNHQTQDWKDKYIKDYVSLGAPWGGVAKTLRVLASGDNNRIPVISSLKIRDQQRSAVSTNWMLPYNYTWPPDKVFVSTPTANYTLRDYQKFYKDIDFEDGWLMRQATEHLVYQMTPPGVRIHCLYGTGVETPDSFHYESFPDKEPKIVYSDGDGTVNLESALQCQKWGNMQKQKVVMFELSGNEHIQMLSNDTTISYVKKLLFYL; encoded by the exons ATGGTGCCGGGCGCCCGGCTGCCCCCGCGCTCCGGAGGGAGCCCTcgcctcctcctcatcctcctaaTCCTCCTAATCCTCCTCCTGCCGCTGGTGCCGCTGTGCCTGGGCCGgtccccgccgcgccgcccgcccgtGGTGCTGG TACCAGGGGACTTGGGTAATCAGTTGGAAGCAAAGTTAGATAAGCCCTCAGTAGTGCACTACCTCTGCTCTAAGAAGACAGACAGTTATTTTACACTCTGGCTGAATTTAGAGCTACTTCTGCCTGTTATCATTGACTGCTGGATTGATAATATCAG GCTGGTATATAACAGAACAAGTAAGACTACGGAACCGCCAGATGGAGTGGATATCAGAGTGCCAGGGTTTGGGCAGACTTTTTCCTTGGAATTCCTTGACCCAAGTAAAAGGAGCGTTG GCAGTTACTTTTATATGCTGGTGCAGAGTTTAGTGGACTGGGGCTACAAACGTGATGAAGATGTGAGAGGAGCACCTTATGACTGGCGTAAAGCACCAA ATGAGAATGGAGACTATTTTGTGGCCCTTCGCAAGATGATAGAGTTAATGTATGAACAGTATGGGAGCCCTGTCGTCTTGATTGCTCACAGTATGGGGAATATGTACACCCTCTACTTCCTCAACCATCAGACTCAGGATTGGAAAGACAAGTACATAAAGGATTACGTGTCACTAGGTGCTCCATGGGGAGGAGTGGCTAAAACTCTCCGTGTGCTGGCTTCAG gtgaCAACAATAGAATTCCTGTTATCAGCTCACTCAAGATTAGAGACCAGCAGAGATCAGCAGTTTCCACAAATTGGATGCTCCCCTACAACTACACATGGCCTCCAGATAAGGTCTTTGTGAGCACACCTACAGCTAACTACACTCTTCGGGATTATCAGAAATTCTACAAGGACATTGATTTTGAAGACGGCTGGCTCATGAGACAGGCCACTGAACACCTGGTCTACCAGATGACACCACCTGGGGTGCGCATACACTGTCTTTATGGTACTGGCGTGGAAACACCTGATTCCTTCCATTACGAAAGCTTTCCTGACAAAGAACCCAAGATTGTCTACAGTGACGGGGATGGTACAGTAAACTTGGAGAGTGCCTTGCAGTGTCAAAAGTGGGGAAACATGCAAAAACAGAAAGTGGTGATGTTTGAGCTTTCAGGAAATGAGCATATTCAAATGCTGTCTAATGATACTACTATCTCCTATgtgaaaaagctgcttttttatttgtga